The proteins below come from a single Notamacropus eugenii isolate mMacEug1 chromosome 7, mMacEug1.pri_v2, whole genome shotgun sequence genomic window:
- the NRL gene encoding neural retina-specific leucine zipper protein, whose product MALPPSPLAMEYVNDFDLMKFEVKREPSEGRSGPPIASLGSTPYSSVPPSPTFSDPGVVGATEGVRQGLEELYWLAALQQQLGTGEGLGLSPDEAVEFLQGQGPAPAEGPLSHYPGSSEEMGGLNPQLPGLAERFSDAALVSMSVRELNRQLRGCGRDEALRLKQRRRTLKNRGYAQACRSKRLQQRRGLEAERARLAAQLDALRAELARLARERDLYKARCDRMSACAPGPGPGPSLGLGPDPGRSPRPGDRGHLFL is encoded by the exons ATGGCACTGCCCCCCAGTCCCCTGGCTATGGAGTATGTCAATGATTTTGATCTGATGAAATTTGAGGTAAAAAGGGAGCCCTCTGAGGGCCGATCTGGGCCTCCCATAGCCTCACTGGGGTCCACCCCTTACAGTTCAGTGCCCCCCTCACCCACCTTCAGTGATCCAGGTGTAGTGGGGGCCACTGAGGGGGTCCGGCAGGGTCTGGAAGAGCTATACTGGCTGGCTGCTCTGCAGCAGCAGCTGGGCACTGGGGAGGGGCTGGGGTTGAGTCCTGATGAGGCTGTGGAGTTCCTGCAAGGACAGGGACCAGCCCCTGCTGAGGGACCTCTCTCCCACTACccaggaagttcagaagagatgGGTGGCCTGAATCCCCAG CTCCCGGGGCTGGCGGAGCGGTTTTCGGACGCTGCGTTGGTGTCCATGTCGGTGCGTGAGCTGAACCGGCAGCTGCGGGGCTGCGGGCGGGATGAGGCTCTGCGGCTCAAGCAGAGGCGCCGCACCCTGAAGAACCGTGGCTACGCCCAGGCCTGCCGCTCCAAGCGGCTGCAGCAGCGGCGCGGGCTGGAAGCGGAGCGGGCCCGCCTGGCCGCCCAGCTGGACGCCTTGCGGGCCGAGCTGGCGCGCCTGGCCCGGGAGCGAGACCTCTACAAAGCCCGCTGTGACAGGATGTCAGCCTGCGCCCctggccccggccccggccctaGCCTTGGCCTTGGTCCTGACCCCGGCCGATCCCCGCGCCCGGGAGACCGCGGTCACTTATTCCTCTGA